DNA from Nitrospirota bacterium:
GGGCTGTCAGATAGCGAGGACCAATCCCCTGTGACTTGCCGTATTGCTGTTGCCCGAGACAGGGCCTTCTGCTTTTATTATGAGGATAATCTCGATCTGCTGAGAGAGGCGGGTGCTGAGCTGGTCTTCTTCAGCGCTCTTGAGGACACTCAGCTGCCAGTCAAAATTGATGGTATTTATATCGGCGGCGGATATCCTGAACTGCATGCGGAACAGCTATCCCGAAACAGTTCCATGCTCATGGCAATCAGGAATTTTGCGGAATCGGGCAGAACGATATATGCGGAATGCGGCGGGCTGATGTATCTGTCTAAAGGAATATGGAAAACCGAACATGAGAGATATAAGATGGCCGGGGTTTTCCCCTTTGAGACGGTAATGAAAAAAGGCAGGTCGCGCCTTGGGTATCGTGAGATAGGTCTGACCAGAGACTGCCTTCTCGGCAGCAGTAATGAAGTTGCAAGGGGGCATGAATTCCACTATTCTGAGATTATGGATGGGCAGGATCAGGGGGTGGCACGCTCCTATTCTGTAAAGAATGGATCAGGAGATATACTTTCGGCTGCAGGGTTTACGTATAAGAGAACCCTCGCCAGCTACATCCACCTTCACTTCGGAAGCAATCAGGCTATAGCAAAGGCATTTATCAATTCTTGCAGGGATGAAAGGTAATAAGATGGAACATATCATACTTATCGGACACGGAAGCCCAAAAAAAGAGGCAAACAACATAGATATTGTCGGCAGGCTGCTGCATAACACGATCCACCCTGATTGTTCATCCACGTGCGTGCGGTCAGCATATCTCGAATTTGGAAAGCCCGACATCATGACTGCAATCCGGCAGAGCGTTGAGGATGGAGCAACAAGGATCATAGCCCATCCCTACTTTCTGAGTTCAGGCATGCATGTTACAAAGGACATCCCCGGAATAATTGACGAAGCGCGCAGCAGGTTCCCTGATCTGGACCTGGTCTATACGGAGCCTCTTGGGGTACATGACAAACTTGTAGAGATTGTCATGGAGCGCATACAAAGCGCAAAGTTCGCAGTTCCTCTGGATATTGAAAAGAGGAGTTTCGAGATAATTTCTGAAGAAACTGACCTGAGCGGTCTTCCCGCAGAGCAGGTGCCGATAATAAAGAGAGTGATACATTCAACTGCTGATTTTGAATTTAAAAATACACTTACGTTCCACCCGGAAGCAATAAAGGCCGGCATAGAGGCGATCAGGGCAGGCAGGAATATCCTGACCGATATCGAGATGGTGAAGGCCGGGATCAATAAGAAACTGATGAGTAAGTGGGGCGGGAAAGTGATCTGTAGTATTGCGGATGAAGAGGTTGCAAGGATATCTGAGGAGACCGGAAAGACCCGCTCGGAAATTGCTATGGAAAAGGGGCTGGCTGAGAATATCGGAATTATTGCCATCGGAAATGCTCCGACCGCATTATTGAAGATCATTGAACTGTTTAATTCCCCCCTTGCCCCTCGCCCCCTGCCTCTTGTTGTTGGGGTGCCTGTTGGCTTTGTAAAGGCCCTTGAGTCAAAGGCGCTCCTTGCAACCCAGCAGTTTCCATTCATAACGAATTTAAGCAGAAAGGGCGGCACGCCGGTTGCGGTCGCAATCGTAAATGCATTATTGAAGATGGCGGAAGAATAATGAATAACAGATTTGCGGTTTTGCTCTTCACGCTTTTCCCTTTACTGCTGGCTGCCTCTTCCGCTCATGCCATGCATATCTCAGAGGGCATACTGCCTTTTAACTGGGCATTACTCTGGTCGCTTGTCGCAGTTCCGTTTGTGGCATGGGGGCTTTATAAACTCAAAAAAGAGTCATCTATTGACCTGTCATTCAAACCGCTTGTAGGTCTGATGGCTGCGGTTGTATTTATCATCTCCT
Protein-coding regions in this window:
- a CDS encoding precorrin-8X methylmutase, yielding MEHIILIGHGSPKKEANNIDIVGRLLHNTIHPDCSSTCVRSAYLEFGKPDIMTAIRQSVEDGATRIIAHPYFLSSGMHVTKDIPGIIDEARSRFPDLDLVYTEPLGVHDKLVEIVMERIQSAKFAVPLDIEKRSFEIISEETDLSGLPAEQVPIIKRVIHSTADFEFKNTLTFHPEAIKAGIEAIRAGRNILTDIEMVKAGINKKLMSKWGGKVICSIADEEVARISEETGKTRSEIAMEKGLAENIGIIAIGNAPTALLKIIELFNSPLAPRPLPLVVGVPVGFVKALESKALLATQQFPFITNLSRKGGTPVAVAIVNALLKMAEE